Proteins from a genomic interval of Lolium perenne isolate Kyuss_39 chromosome 1, Kyuss_2.0, whole genome shotgun sequence:
- the LOC127324385 gene encoding uncharacterized protein yields the protein MASNQNQASYTAGETKGRTEEKTGQMMGATKDKAGHATEATKQKTGETTEAAKQKAGQTTEAAKQKAGEAKDKTAQTAQAAKDKTAQTAQAAKDKTVESKDQTGSYLGEKTEVAKQKAAEATEAAKQKASETAQYTQESAVAAKDKTGGVLQQAGETVKNVVVGAKDAVANTLGMGGDDTTNTAGKNHTAGTTTGNVTRDH from the exons ATGGCCTCCAACCAGAACCAGGCGAGCTACACCGCCGGCGAGACCAAGGGCCGCACCGAG GAGAAGACCGGGCAGATGATGGGCGCCACCAAGGACAAGGCGGGGCACGCCACGGAGGCCACCAAGCAGAAGACCGGCGAGACCACCGAGGCCGCCAAGCAGAAGGCCGGCCAGACCACCGAGGCCGCCAAGCAGAAGGCCGGCGAGGCCAAGGACAAGACGGCGCAGACCGCGCAGGCGGCCAAGGACAAGACGGCGCAGACCGCGCAGGCCGCCAAGGACAAGACCGTGGAGAGCAAGGACCAGACCGGCAGCTACCTCGGCGAGAAGACGGAGGTGGCCAAGCAGAAGGCCGCGGAGGCCACCGAGGCCGCCAAGCAGAAGGCGTCCGAGACGGCGCAGTACACGCAGGagtccgccgtcgccgccaaggACAAGACCGGCGGCGTGCTGCAGCAGGCCGGGGAGACCGTCAAGAACGTCGTGGTCGGCGCCAAGGACGCCGTCGCCAACACGCTGGGGATGGGCGGGGACGACACCACCAACACCGCCGGCAAGAACCATACCGCCGGCACCACCACCGGGAACGTCACCAGGGATCACTAG